DNA from Acidobacteriota bacterium:
ACCACGGCGCCAACCTTTTCGTTGCGCCGGGCGGCCCGGAGATTTTCTGGCGCCGTCATTGTTTGTCTCCCTGCGCGACCGCAGCTTCCGCGCGGGCGCGTTCGCCGATGAGACCCTTGACGCGCGCGATGTCACGCCGCATCTGGCGCAGCTTCTTGATGCTTTCGGATTGGCCGGTAGACATCTGGAAGCGCAGCCGGAAGAGCTGATCGCGCAGGTCGGCCTCTTTGGCATCGAGTTCCTGCGAACCCATCTGCCGCAGCCGATCCATCGGGTTGTTCTTCATTCCTCACCTCCGCGCCGCACGAAGCGGGTGGCCAGCGCGAGCTTGTGCGAGGCCAGCCGCATGGCTTCCTGCGCCTGCGCTACCGGCACGCCTTCCATCTCAAACAGAATGCGGCCGGGCTTAACTACCGCGACCCAGTGATCCGGAGCTCCCTTGCCCTTGCCCATACGGGTTTCGGCGGGCTTCTTGGTCACCGGCTTATCTGGGAACACGCGCACCCACACTTTGCCGCCGCGCTTGACAAAGCGGGTCATGGCCACGCGGCTGGCCTCGATCTGGCGATCGGTCACCCAGCCCGGCTCCATCGCCTTCAGGCCGAAATCGCCGAACGACAGGGATCCGCCGGTCCAGGCCTTGCCACACATGCGTCCGCGGTGCTGCTTGCGGAACTTCACTTTCTTCGGCATCAACATAATGGTTTTTCAGTTCGTCAGTATGTCAGTTTGTCAGTTAAAACGAGGCTCCGGAGGAAACGCGGCGCTTCTGGGGCAGGATTTCTCCCTTATAGGTCCAGGCCTTGACGCCGATGACGCCGTAGGTGGTGTGCGCCTCGGCGGTGCCGTAGTCAATGTCGGCGCGCATGGTGTGCAGCGGCAACCGGCCCTGCAGATACCACTCCGAGCGGGCGATCTCGGCGCCGTTGAGCCGGCCGGAGACGCGCACCTTGATGCCTTTGCAGCCAAAGCGGACGGCGCTATCGACCGCCTTGCGCATGGCGCGGCGGAAGGCGACGCGTTTTTCGAGCTGCAAAGCAATCGACTCGGCCACCAATTGCGCGTCAAGCTCTGGTTTGTGGACTTCCTGGATGTCGATGAAGACTTCGCGGCTGGTCTCCTTCTGGAGTTCCGCCTTGAGTTTTTCAATTTCGCTGCCCTTGCGGCCGATGATGATGCCGGGACGCGAGGTATGAATGATGACGCGCAGCTTGTTGCCGGGGCGGGTGATCTCGATCGAGCTGACTCCGGCGGCACGCAGGCGCTTCTTCAAGCGGTCCCGCAGGCGCACATCCTCGAGCAACAGCTTGGCGTAGTCGCGGGTGGCAAACCACTGTGATTTCCAGGGCTTGACGAAGCCGAGGCGGAATCCGTATGGATGTACTTTTTGTCCCATTTACTTGCCGCCTTTCGGCTTGCTGGTGGAGGTGGTCTTTTTGGCGGCCGGCTTTTTGGCGGCCGGTTTCTTGGCGGCCGGTTTCTGAGCCGCCGGCTTTTTCGCCACCGGCTTCTTTTTTGCTGCCGGACGACGCGGAGCAGGCTTTTTGGCGGCCGGTTGCGCGGTCGCGGCGGGGGCGCCAGTCGCTGCTCCTGCCGCAGGCGCGGCCTCGACGCGGCGCGCCGGCGATGCCGCCGAGCCACGCTCGCCGACAAAGATGGAAATGTGCGCGCTGCGGCGCTGATAGCGATAGGCGCGGCCCATGGGAGCGGGGCGGATGCGCTTCTGGCGCGGCCCTTCGTCCACAAAGGCGCGGGTAACATAGAGAGCGTCCACATCCATTTCGCCCTTGTCGGTCGCATTGGCGATGGCCGACTGCAGCAGCTTGGCGACGTCGAGGGCGATCTGCTTGCGCGTGAAGCGCAGGCGGTGCAACGCCTCTTCGGCCCGCAGACCACGGATGAGATCGACGACCAGACGCGCCTTCTGCGGTGAGACGCGGACGTGACGGAGGATGGCTTTGGCTTCAGGCATAGCGGGTTAACGTGCCGGGGCGGAGGTTTTCTCCGGAGTGGCGGCTACTTTTACCGAGTGACCCTTGAAGGTTCGGGTCGGGGAAAACTCTCCCAGCTTGTGCCCCACCATGTTTTCGGTGAGGTAGACGGGAATGAACTTCTTGCCGTTGTGGACCGCAATGGTATGGCCCACAAACTCGGGCAGCACGGTCGAACGGCGTGACCAGGTCTTGTAAACCTTCTTTTCGTTGCGGCGGTTGAGTTCGGCGATGCGCTTTTCCAGGTGCGCATCGACGAAGGGGCCTTTTTTGACCGAACGGGCCATAGACTACTTCCTCTTCTGCCGCCGGTTGACGATCCAGCGGTCGGTACGTTTGTTGTTGCGGGTCTTGAAGCCGCGCGTGGGCTGGCCCCAGGGGGTGACGGGGTGACGGCCACCACTGGTCTTGCCTTCGCCGCCGCCATGCGGATGGTCGACCGGGTTCATGGTGACACCGCGATTCACAGGCCGGCGGCCGAGCCAGCGTGAGCGGCCGGCCTTGCCAAGGGTGCGGCCTTCGTGCTCGACGTTGCCCAGCGAGCCAATGGTGGCCATGCAATCGGCAAGCACGCGGCGGGTCTCGCCGCTGGGCAGCTTGAGCAGAGCGTAGGTGCCCTCTTTGGAAATCAACTGGGCGCTGCCGCCGGCGGCGCGCACCATCTGCCCGCCCTTGCCGGGCCGGAGCTCCACGTTGTGGACGGCAGTGCCCGGCGGGATATTGCGCAGCGGCAGCGCGTTGCCCAGCAGAATGTCGGCATCCGGACCGCTGGAGACATGCATGCCCACCTTGAGCCCGGCGGGCTGCAGGATGTAACGGCGCTCGCCATCCCGGTACTTGAGCAGCGCGATGTGGGCGCTGCGGTTGGGATCGTACTCGACCGACTCCACCTCGGCCGGCACGCCGGCCTTGTCGCGCTTGAAGTCGATGGCACGGTACATGCGCTTGTGGCCACCGCCACGATGCCAAATGGTGAGGTCGCCGGAGCTGCGGCGGCCGCCGCTGCGGCGCAGAGGCTCGAGCAGCGGCTTGTGCGGCGTGGCGCGCGAGATCTCCTCGCTCACCACCACGGACTGGTAGCGGCGCGTCGGAGTGCTGGGCCGGTAGGTTTTAATGGGCATGGCGGATTCCTACAAATTCGATCAAACGTTCTCCACGTACTCGGGCATTTTTTCGCCCTGCCGCAGGGTGACATAGGCCTTGGTCCAATCCGGACGGCGTCCCACGATGCGCCCGCGGCGGCGCTCCTTGCCGTGCAGTTGCGCGGTGCGCACCGAGGCCACCTTGACTTTGAAGACCGCCTGCACGGCCTCGCGAATCTCGACTTTGCTGGCGCCGGGATCCACTTCAAACACCAGCGTGCGCAGCTTCTCCTTCATGCCGAGGCCCTTCTCGGTGATGATGGGGCGCTTGATGACTTCGAATCGGGTTCGCATAGGGTCTCTCGGTCTATCGGTCTGTCGGTCGATCGGTCTGCGCCTTGCGACGGGGGCGGGCAGCCGTCTGGAGTTTTTCAATTGCGGGTTTGGTAAGCACCACCTGCTGGTAGCGCAGGAGGTGCCAGGGATGAATGTCACGCGCGGCCTGCAGTTCGACTTCGGCCAGATTGCGGGCACTGCGCTCCAGGGCGGCGTCGGGAGCGACATCGATCAGCAACGCCGAGTTGCTGGCTTCGAGGCGGTCGAGGGCGGCGCGGAGCAGTTTGGTTTTGGCTTCCGGAAGCGCGAAACTGTCGACCACCGTCAGCTCGGCATCGCGCAACTTGGCGGCCAGAGCCGACCGCAGGGCGCCCGCCAGCTTTTTGCGGGGCATGTCCCAAGCGTAGCTACGGGGCTGCGGGCCGTGAACCGTACCACCATGGCGCCAGAGGGGGGTCCGGATGGAGCCGACGCGGGCGCGGCCAGTGCCCTTTTGCTTCCAGAGCTTCTTGCCGCTGCCGCTGACTTCCGCGCGCCCCTTGGTCTTGTGGGTTCCGCGCCGCTGGGCGGCGCCGTAATGGCGCACGGCCTCCCAGAGCAGCTCCTCGTTGACCGGAGCCGCGAACACGTCCTCGGCGAGCTCCAGCGTGCCGACCTTCTCGTTATTGAGATTTTTGACGTCAATGGACGGCATAACGTTCTACTTTCTCTTGGAAACCTTGAGCGGGTTGACGTTGGCGATGCCGGCGAAGCCACGGCGCTCGCGCGGGGGCTGCACCGCGCGCCGCAAAACCAGATAGCCGCCGTTGGGCCCGGGAATGGCGCCGCGCACGGCCAGCACATTGTCGTCGCTGTCCACCGCGACTACTTGCAGGTTGCGCACGG
Protein-coding regions in this window:
- a CDS encoding 50S ribosomal protein L29, with product MDRLRQMGSQELDAKEADLRDQLFRLRFQMSTGQSESIKKLRQMRRDIARVKGLIGERARAEAAVAQGDKQ
- a CDS encoding 50S ribosomal protein L16, producing MLMPKKVKFRKQHRGRMCGKAWTGGSLSFGDFGLKAMEPGWVTDRQIEASRVAMTRFVKRGGKVWVRVFPDKPVTKKPAETRMGKGKGAPDHWVAVVKPGRILFEMEGVPVAQAQEAMRLASHKLALATRFVRRGGEE
- a CDS encoding 30S ribosomal protein S3, encoding MGQKVHPYGFRLGFVKPWKSQWFATRDYAKLLLEDVRLRDRLKKRLRAAGVSSIEITRPGNKLRVIIHTSRPGIIIGRKGSEIEKLKAELQKETSREVFIDIQEVHKPELDAQLVAESIALQLEKRVAFRRAMRKAVDSAVRFGCKGIKVRVSGRLNGAEIARSEWYLQGRLPLHTMRADIDYGTAEAHTTYGVIGVKAWTYKGEILPQKRRVSSGASF
- a CDS encoding 50S ribosomal protein L22 yields the protein MPEAKAILRHVRVSPQKARLVVDLIRGLRAEEALHRLRFTRKQIALDVAKLLQSAIANATDKGEMDVDALYVTRAFVDEGPRQKRIRPAPMGRAYRYQRRSAHISIFVGERGSAASPARRVEAAPAAGAATGAPAATAQPAAKKPAPRRPAAKKKPVAKKPAAQKPAAKKPAAKKPAAKKTTSTSKPKGGK
- a CDS encoding 30S ribosomal protein S19; this translates as MARSVKKGPFVDAHLEKRIAELNRRNEKKVYKTWSRRSTVLPEFVGHTIAVHNGKKFIPVYLTENMVGHKLGEFSPTRTFKGHSVKVAATPEKTSAPAR
- a CDS encoding 50S ribosomal protein L2; amino-acid sequence: MPIKTYRPSTPTRRYQSVVVSEEISRATPHKPLLEPLRRSGGRRSSGDLTIWHRGGGHKRMYRAIDFKRDKAGVPAEVESVEYDPNRSAHIALLKYRDGERRYILQPAGLKVGMHVSSGPDADILLGNALPLRNIPPGTAVHNVELRPGKGGQMVRAAGGSAQLISKEGTYALLKLPSGETRRVLADCMATIGSLGNVEHEGRTLGKAGRSRWLGRRPVNRGVTMNPVDHPHGGGEGKTSGGRHPVTPWGQPTRGFKTRNNKRTDRWIVNRRQKRK
- a CDS encoding 50S ribosomal protein L23, coding for MRTRFEVIKRPIITEKGLGMKEKLRTLVFEVDPGASKVEIREAVQAVFKVKVASVRTAQLHGKERRRGRIVGRRPDWTKAYVTLRQGEKMPEYVENV
- a CDS encoding 50S ribosomal protein L4; its protein translation is MPSIDVKNLNNEKVGTLELAEDVFAAPVNEELLWEAVRHYGAAQRRGTHKTKGRAEVSGSGKKLWKQKGTGRARVGSIRTPLWRHGGTVHGPQPRSYAWDMPRKKLAGALRSALAAKLRDAELTVVDSFALPEAKTKLLRAALDRLEASNSALLIDVAPDAALERSARNLAEVELQAARDIHPWHLLRYQQVVLTKPAIEKLQTAARPRRKAQTDRPTDR